A section of the Triticum dicoccoides isolate Atlit2015 ecotype Zavitan chromosome 7A, WEW_v2.0, whole genome shotgun sequence genome encodes:
- the LOC119332603 gene encoding uncharacterized protein LOC119332603 translates to MAVSDLLPLPFPVPPYALHVAASLALAAAAHFLHVPSLLLYAVHTYIHPDAVPSTGPRAVLRPPGSAPPSGKRGAAGPPASDGSAQLYRLRLSHATLASRPHFAGFHLSLLLPLAVLPPALLLPPPRSPAAPLAPLLPLAFLFVALLRQVALASPPRPAHLVASLAALLAATVLSSSPFAGSVASLAALPAWRFARAFWLGTDQPRTGLAVLASSAPARLLLHLAVLVSSAASILQCCGFVDGPELEVKLLAAAAGLQLLASRAAVQMYLNEAVFCWYQRLHANRAPDTEYGRAKVFLHNHHLCAAATQFVAPPLLVLSLLALWWVQGKNFFEGVEGLDWLVGWSVAMKEAALLAARWVVAVWSAVTVGTLVGYKRGWLFVL, encoded by the coding sequence ATGGCCGTCTCcgacctcctccccctccccttccCCGTCCCGCCGTACGCGCTCCACGTCGCCGCGTCGCTGGCCCTCGCGGCCGCCGCGCACTTCCTCCACGTCCCGTCCCTCCTCCTCTACGCCGTCCACACCTACATCCACCCGGACGCCGTGCCCTCCACGGGGCCCCGCGCCGTCCTCCGCCCGCCCGGCTCCGCCCCTCCCTCCGGCAAGCGCGGCGCGGCCGGCCCCCCGGCCTCCGACGGCTCCGCGCAGCTCTACCGCCTGCGCCTCTCCCACGCCACGCTCGCCTCCCGCCCGCACTTCGCCGGCTTCCACCTCTCCCTGCTCCTCCCGCTCGCGGTCCTGCCCCCCgcgctcctcctcccgccgccccgCTCCCCGGCGGCCCCGCTCGCGCCGCTCCTCCCGCTCGCCTTCCTCTTCGTCGCGCTCCTCCGCCAGGTCGCGCTCGCCTCGCCGCCGCGCCCGGCGCACCTCGTCGCCTCCCTCGCGGCCCTGCTCGCTGCCACCGTGCTCTCCTCCAGCCCCTTCGCCGGCTCTGTCGCCTCGCTCGCCGCGCTCCCGGCCTGGCGCTTCGCGCGCGCATTCTGGCTCGGCACCGACCAGCCCCGCACCGGGCTCGCCGTCCTCGCATCCTCCGCCCCGGCGCGCCTCCTGCTCCACCTCGCTGTCCTTGTCTCCTCCGCCGCCTCCATCCTGCAGTGCTGCGGCTTCGTCGACGGCCCCGAGCTGGAGGTCAAGCTGCTGGCCGCCGCGGCCGGGCTGCAGCTGCTCGCCTCCAGGGCTGCCGTGCAGATGTACCTCAACGAGGCTGTGTTCTGCTGGTACCAGCGGCTGCATGCCAACCGAGCGCCGGACACCGAGTACGGACGTGCCAAGGTGTTCCTGCACAACCACCATCTCTGCGCGGCGGCCACGCAGTTCGTCGCGCCGCCACTGCTCGTGCTGTCGCTGCTGGCACTGTGGTGGGTGCAAGGGAAGAACTTCTTTGAGGGCGTGGAGGGGCTGGACTGGCTTGTCGGGTGGTCCGTCGCCATGAAGGAGGCGGCATTGCTTGCAGCCCGTTGGGTGGTGGCAGTGTGGTCGGCGGTAACCGTGGGCACGCTTGTGGGCTACAAGCGTGGATGGTTGTTCGTCTTGTGA
- the LOC119331978 gene encoding uncharacterized protein LOC119331978 — MPSSRLVPKDGEWGGGVALEVTVLSAESLRLPPTYSPLPRRLRPYVAVSSSSSSSSAGCSTGVAPASSGAGEHSWEDVGEDARLVVPVGAGFLEGRDDVRVAVLSESGCARLLGDTPLGWCRVPAADVLDGLRPPRALRRLSYSLRCPRRGGPGHGVVHLAVRVLGDVHVHVARPDPALPAQPGWCRVAMGIPVSGPSAAAAAVVGTPSPWAWSQASR; from the coding sequence ATGCCGTCGTCGAGGCTCGTGCCCAAGGACGGCGAGTGGGGAGGCGGCGTGGCGCTGGAGGTCACCGTGCTGTCGGCCGAGTCGCTGCGCCTGCCGCCCACCTACTCGCCGCTCCCGCGCCGGCTGCGGCCCTACGtcgccgtctcctcctcctcctcgtcctcgtccgcCGGCTGCAGCACGGGCGTGGCCCCCGCGTCGTCCGGCGCGGGCGAGCACTCGTGGGAGGACGTCGGCGAGGACGCGCGCCTGGTGGTGCCCGTGGGCGCGGGGTTCCTGGAGGGCCGCGACGACGTGCGCGTGGCGGTGCTCTCGGAGTCCGGCTGCGCGCGGCTCCTCGGCGACACGCCGCTGGGCTGGTGCCGCGTGCCCGCCGCCGACGTGCTGGACGGCCTCCGCCCGCCGCGCGCGCTCCGCAGGCTCAGCTACTCGCTCCGCTGCCCGCGCCGCGGCGGGCCGGGACACGGCGTCGTCCACCTCGCCGTGCGCGTCCTCGGCGACGTCCACGTCCACGTCGCCCGCCCGGACCCGGCCCTGCCAGCGCAGCCCGGCTGGTGCCGCGTCGCCATGGGCATCCCGGTCTCcggcccctccgccgccgccgcggccgtcgTCGGCACGCCGTCCCCCTGGGCGTGGAGCCAGGCGTCGCGCTGA
- the LOC119330611 gene encoding V-type proton ATPase subunit e1-like, translated as MGFLATSAIFFLAGFIACLFSLLCCNRGASTNIFHLTLVITATVCCWMMWAIVYLAQMKPLINPILSGE; from the exons ATGGGGTTCCTGGcgacctccgccatcttcttcctcgccgGCTTCATCGCATGCCTCTTCTCGCTCCTCTGCTGCAACCGCGGCGCCTCCACCAACAT ATTCCATTTGACCCTGGTCATTACCGCTACAGTTTGTTGTTGGATGAT GTGGGCAATCGTGTACCTCGCCCAGATGAAGCCTTTGATCAACCCCATCCTGAGCGGCGAGTGA